The following nucleotide sequence is from Geotrypetes seraphini chromosome 10, aGeoSer1.1, whole genome shotgun sequence.
ttaaactttcgcaactatggaatgaactccccttaactCTGAGGAATCTTTTcgtaaatttctaaaaacttttctatttgctaaatatattgaaaattaaTCTCTTTCGAAACCTCTATTTTTACTTCTTTCATTTcttatttaattgttgtaaaccgagtcgagcttccttaggttgatgacccggtatataaagtcaagctttagtttaatttgcactcaaaaacaagcacatccatcacattgattagcaattctattctatctgctttagtttcaccgttgttacaattactcatacataacttaaagaactttaaataaatatctctcaaatttaattttttgttggttttgcaattttataatttcaattataatatgccGTGAAAAACGTTTAGGgtgccacaaaaaaacatttgctccatttagtgtgcctaagctaaaaaagtttgagagacactgccttaaacttttttgttgttgttttcctTGAAACAAATGGGTGAAACCAGAAAAAGTCTGAgaatcgttaaaaaaaaaaagtcccaagagagccataattgaacatttttACAATCCTAGTGCATACTTTAACTTTGGAAACTCACTGCAGGTTTGTGGACATTTGTCCGTGGTGTTGCGGGAAGAGGGGAGGAGGTTGTCATGGAAAGTAATGTGAGTTTAGAGTTGAACCCAGAATCAATGTGGACTCTTTGCATTCCCCTCTCTAAACAGGGTCCACTGTGTGCTCACTTTTAGCTGTACTGAGGGAGGGTAATTTGCACACAGTGGATTTGACTGCATGAATTGCTAtttactcatgtgggatctcataATAAGCTTCAAAAGAGATTGAGACTTGTACAGAACACGGCGGTCCgcctgatttttgggctgaaaaaatgtGACCATATTACTCCATTTTATCgacagttgcattggttgcctttcaAGGCTAGGgtattgtttaagtttggttgtatctgttttaaaatgTTGTTTGGTATGGCGCCTATTTATCTGACTTCATGCTTTGAATGATACAAACCTAATAGGATTACTCGAGGACAATATTTATTTGTCCTCCCAACCATCAAAAGGTTTTTCGATAAATTgctcggttttcaggcaggtaaaatgaattCATGGTTAAGTACTATTATTTTTCAGGCTCACTCATATATGTTCTTTAGGAAACTACTACAAACCGATTTATTCGACaaatttgtaaattgatgtttCTGAATTTTTGATTGGTAAACGTATATTGATTTTATAGCTAGCACATTTTAttggattttaatgtattttagcaaattgtattttattcattgattgtataattcttaatgtatgtgaaccacgtggaactatgtggtagggcggtatataaaaataaaattattattttattattattattcatgtaAACGAGGTTGAGACATTGTATTGCTCTTTCTCTCTTGCCACCTTTAATGCTTTTATAATGGTTCCTGTCTGAGGCCTGTCCAAGAGCAGTTGGAGAAGTGCAGGCCTTCTTTGTGATAATATCCGAAGTAATGCCCGTTATTTCGCCTCCTTGATAttgcttttttatttcattttagaaGACAGTGGAGGGTCTGGAAAGGTCTTTGCTCCCTCCAAACTATCTCTGCCACCCAACAGTCAGCCAGAAGGAAGTCAACACTCCCTCAAAATGGTTCAGATGGCTCCTGTTGACCACCGGAATGAAATCCTGACACTGATCCATCAGTCCCTACACAACACGTTTGGTTTGCAGATTAAGAAACTGAAGGCGATCTTATGGACACAACACACAGTTGACTTGGAGAAGGTCAGCCAAGACCTGGGCTACAAGGACGCATTAGACTTTCTGAAGGAGACCCCAAACTTCCAATTTTCCGATCCTACAAATGCAAAAAAGTGTGTGGTGAGAGGAATCAAGAAAGGTAAGACACGTAATtacctgtctgtctctctttctctctctcatctctaacacattttaaaaaactGCACTCAGAGGTATGTCCTAGATCGGGAAAGTGCAATGAATCCATGCAATAGTGGCTAAGACTGTTACTACAAATGAGGTGGGTGCTGAAATGATCAGATACCACATTCAGCAAGCACCTCTTTCTTTATCACATCTCACCCCCATGATCCCTCAAAGGATGGCAACTGGCTGAGACAGGGGAAGGGATCAGTTCCATTCTCACCTGCAGCCACCAGCTAGTCTCATCTCTCTTGATCATCTGCCCCCATTTTGTCTCCtgctttcttgatttttttttctttttttgcactcTTATCTTTTTATTTCTGCATTAAATACcattgattcaattttaattctaGCAAGAGCCTCTTTGTTCATTAGGACTGAATGCAAAATGTATAATCGAGTCTCCACAGCCCTCCTCAGCTGGGTCTGCTTCCATATCCAAGCCTCAAGAAACCAACCTCCAGGGTTCTGCAACAGCACACATGCCCAGTCCGCAAAGCATGCATCAAGATTCCTCTCCCAAGACTTCTGTTGACCACACATTATCAAACACCATGTCTGCTCTCAGCTACGATACAGTGTTACGATTGGTCCATCTGGTCCTATGCACAAACCTGTCTGGATTGAAGATTAAGAAACTGAAGAGGGTCTTGTTGAATCAGCATGAGGTTGACTTGGAGAAAGTCAGCCAAAACCTGGGCTACCAAAATGCTTTCAGCTTCCTGCAGGAGGCCCCCAACATCCAATTGTCATATCATGTCAGAAGAATGAATTACCTCATCACAATTAGAAAAGGTAAGAGAATTTATCCCACTTTCATAATGTCTTCTGAAGGTATTGGGTCATGTGGATGCTGGGTGAATCTTTCTGATATCAGAGAGGTGGGAACAATCATTGGTCAGAAATCATTTTCAGCAGCTTTCTTGATCCCCATTTTATCACCCACAAAGGTTAGCTGCTGGCTGAGAATAGGATAAGGGAGCAGACTCACCTGCAGACTCCTAGCTAGTCTCATTTTCCTCAGTCTTCTGTCATCTTCTAGTCCTTGGCTTTCCTCTCTTCTACTCTTTTGTCTTTCCCTTTTAATTACACTTTATACCTGTCTTGTCCATTAGGAGTCAGTGCAGGATCTGTAATTGAGTCTCCACTGCCCTCCTCGGCTGAGTCTACATCCTTAACTGAGCGCCAAGGAACCAACCTCAAGGGTCCTGCAACAGCATACACATCCAGTCCTCAAAGCATGCCTCCGGATTCCTCTTCCAAGACTTCTATTGATGAAACATTATCAAACACCACATTTTCTCCCAGCTATGAAACAGTAGTGAAGTTGGTCCATCTGGTCCTGCACACAAACTTGCCTGGATTGAAGATTAAAAGACTGAAAAGGGTCTTGTTGAATCAACATGAGGTTGACTTGGAAAAAGTCAGCCAAGACCTGGGCTACAAAAATGCTTTCGGATTTCTGCAGAAGGCTCCAAACATCCAAATGTCTTATCGACTTAGAATAAATAACTACAGATTCAAGATTGGAAAAGGTAAGATAATTTATCTCTCTTTTAAAATGACCCCTATTAAGGAAGATATCATGACATGCAAGAAGCTTAGTGAATCTTTGCGATATCAAGAAAGTGGGAACAGGCATTAATTATAAATCATCATCATCAGTTTCCTTGATCCCCCCTCTCTCCACCTTATCACCCATAGAGGGTAGTTGCTGTCTGAGAAGAGAATCAGGAAGCAGACTCAACTGCTGCAGTTACCCAGCTGTTCTTATTTTCGTCAACTTTCTACCATCTCCTAGTCCCTgaatgccttttttcttttttactctgTTGTCTTTCCCTGATACTTACATGTTATACATCTCTTGTCCATTAGGGGTCAAAGAAGGATCCGTGAATATGTCTCCTCAGCTCTCATCTGGGTCCTATTCCTCCTCCAGCCAGCCCATCAATGGCTCTCAAGGTACCAAATTTCAGGGTCTTGCCACAGCTCGCACACCTCAACCCCAAAACACGCACTCGGATTCTTCTGTGAAGACTTCTGCTGTACAAATAGTGTCAAATACTACATTAGCCCCTCTCTGTGATGCAGTCCTAACATTAGTCCATCAAATTTTATATAAGACCTGTGGATTGCAGGTTGAGAAACTGAAGCAAGTGTTGCTCACACAACACAAGGTTGACTTGGAGAAGGTCAGCCAATACCTGGGCTACAAGGATGCACTGAGCATTCTTCAGCAGACACCGAACATCCAATTCTCAGACCCTGATAAGGGAAgtaagtaccatattttttgctctataagacacactttttcccccccaaaagtgggtggaaataagggtgcgttttATGAAGTGAATataccattcccccccccccgggtggtacctttaaattgtggaggTCAGTGGACGCCTGCCTGCTGTTTGTCAGGGCCCGTGGCGCACGAGCGTGTTAATGCCTGGGCCCACGACACTTCTTAATTGTGCCGGTCGCTGGTGCTTCGCTGGACAGCTACCTGCTGTTTGCCGGCTGCGTGGGCAAgcaccacttctgaatggctacCTCAGTTCTCGCTAGCTCCTCatgggctgggatggaatttaaagatgctgggggtatgtaaaagtgatgattgattgggggggggctGGGACGAAATTTAAAGGTGCCgtggggctgggacagaatttaaaggtgttGGGTAtttattagtatacaatttgattaagaatgattttttttcttgttttctttctctaaatctggggtgcgtcttatggagtgaaaaatacggtatttggtTGTATTAGAAAAAGGCATGAAGCCACAACCTGAAGTTTCCACATCTCTTTCAGCTCCATACCCAAAGGAGGGTGAAGTGATCCTTCCACCATACTCCAAGCCTGACATTAAGATAAAGGAAACCATGAATCCATCGGCTAACGTGCCAGCTAATTACCAAGGGATCATGCCAAACTTCATAAGATTTACAACTGCAAACACATCTCAAAGAGCCATACACCAACCCGCCATGCACCAACTCACCCATTATGTTCACCCAATGATTTCTATATCAACTCATCCCAACCAGCATCTATTTGCCAAGGACACACAAGTGAATGACTGTAGCATAGTTCAGTTACCTCATCCAGCCCCTGGAGTCTGGGACCAGATTCCAGTCACATATCCAGTGGGAGAGACCCAACAGACCTCTTCTTTGTTACCTCTTTCTCAAAACAACTGTTCTGGGACAACCTTCGATAACCATCTCTCCAGACATACCCTAAACGGCCATGCCCCTGAGACAGAGGAAATCAAGTGCTGGGCAGATGCTCTACATCAGGGAAAGATCAGTGGGGAAGAGTCCATGCCAAAAGAAGTAGGGGGTAAGTTATCACTTCAATATTACCCATTTCATCTGAAGAATTTAACTTGATTGGAACAGCGTTCTACCAAAGGCAAGAGTCAGTTACGTGGGCTGGATGAAAAGCCTATCAGATTTTATACAAATATGCAAATATTATTTCAATTTTAATATTGTGTCAATGATTTTTCTTCTTTAGAATTCAAATGTGAGCCTGGGAATAAGCATCAGGATGTCCAGCGACCAACAAATGAGAGCAATAACAACACCAAACAGATAAGCAAGCCATCACTCCCACTATCACCTTGTTATCCAAGTGATCAGCTGTACTTCATAAGGTCTTCTGTAACCCCAGATGTTCCGCCTGAGATTTGTACTTCCAGACAGCTGTGTCCTATTGGCACCCCTAACCAGTGCCCAGTTGGGAAGAACACACATCTGAATAGCATTAGGTTACCAGTTCCTCTTCCCGTCCCAAACTGGATTCAATTTCCAGTCACTTACCCAACAGTCTTCATTAGATCTCTTGCATCCACTCTGTCGACTTCTCTGATTAATGCCAGAGACACCACCCAAGAAAGTCATTCCAGTAATATGTCCCAAGTAAAACATCTTGGTGACGAACTCCAAGATGACAGTCCCAAGGATATACCCCAAAACAAGCAGCCCAGGGATACATCCCAAAAAGATCATTACAACAGTGTACACCAGGATACATCTCCCAGTGACATGAACCAAGAAAGTCATTCCAGTAATATGTCCCAAGTAAGACATCTCAGTGGCAAGATCCTACAGAACTATGCAGAACACCAACCCCAAGACTACTGTCCCAAGAACAAGCAACCCAGCGATACGTCCCAAGAAGACCATTCCAATGGTTCACACCAGGATACATGTCCCAGTGACATAGACCAAGGACATTATTGCAATGGCTTATCCCAAGAGACATGTCTCATTTGCAAGGAACTGGAGAACTATTCCAGTGACATAGCACTAGATAATTATAAAGAAATGCAACAAGAAAACTATCCCAGAGATAAATCCCATAATAACCATCCCAGAGATACTTCCCAAGAGGATGATGGTAGCAATAAGACACAGGATGACTTTAGAAGTGTTACGTACCAGAATTCTTTTATCATTAACGTGACCCAAGAGAGACATTCCCATAATAAGTCCCAAGATCACCATCTTAGTGGCATATCCCAAGACAGTTATTTCAGCTGCAAGATACTAGAGAACTCTTCTCGCAACATGATCCAAGAAAATCATACCAGTTGCAAGACACTAGAGAACTATCCTAGTGAGAGTCATCCTAGCTGCAAGGCACTAGAGAAAGATCTCAATGACACAACTGAAAAGAATCATCCCGATGAGAAGAGACTAGGGCACTCTCCTAGCAACATGACCCAAGAGAGTCATCCCAGCTGCAAGACACTAGATAACTCTCCCAGTGACATAATTCAAGAAAGTCATCCCATCGGTAAGACACTAGAGAACTCTCCCAGCAACACAACCAAAGGAAGTCATCCCAGCTGTAAGACGCTAGAGAACTCTCCCAGTGACATAATTCAAGAGAGTCATCCCGACTGCGAGACACTAGAGAACTATCCTGGTGACATGCTTAAAGACAACCTGTCCCAAGACTGCCATCCTAGAGATGTACCACAAAATAACCATCCCTGCGACATCACACAAAATGACCACCTCAGCGGTGCACACCAGAATACTTATCCCAGTCATACCACCCAAGATGACAACGTGATCCAAACAAATTATCCCAGTGGAATATCCCAAGAAAGCCATTCTAGTGGCGTATCTCAAGATAACTGTCCCATGGACATTCTCAATAATGACCAGTGCAGCAAGAAGACACAAGATTACCTCCCTGGTGTTGCATACCAGCATACTTATTCCAGTGATATGGCTCAAGAGAGTCTTTCCAGCTGTAAAGCGCTAAAGAACTCACCCAGTGACCAGACCATACATAATTATCCCAGATACACTCCTCAAAATTACCCTCCCACCGAAACACCTCAAGGTAACTGTTCCAGGTACACACCTCAAGAAAACCACCACAGAGAGATGGCCAAGTCCAGCCACCCCAGAAATGCAACTCCAGTTAATTGGCTCACTGACAAAACACAAGATAACCAGTCCAAAGACAACCTGCGTGATGCACCCCAAGAAAGTCATCTCACCAACACAGAGACAATGCTTGCCTGCTCAGACACCCCAGTAATGAATTTAAGAAACGCTGACAGACCAACTGCATGTAAGGAGCCAGGTAAAGCCGAGTTCAATCCATGCAGTTAGGGAGAGTGTTTCTTGAAGATAAACTGTACCAGACAGCTATCATTTTAGAAATACCTACATAGAAATACTGATTTCAGAAAGCTGCTATCTCTTTGTGAAGATTTCAAGGAGGTTTGGCTTGggtgggccccttttacaaagggaatacctgtagggttaccagacatccaggaaaacccagacgtATTTTCTTTtttgaggactgtctgggtgcctgggtggtttttcaaaaatgggggggtctgtccaggtttagctgaatctcccgactcccccacctatctCCACCCTGGGCCCAGCCGCTGTAATTAATCTTCATTCATCTGGCAGCAGTAGCAACGAGGTAAGCCTGCTGTTGTCGATCTGCTCCGGAAGTCGCCTCTGAGCAGCAACTTCCTAGTCCCGCATAGGCAGGACTTGTAGAGAGATGGCTTCTGGGGCAGACCAGCGGTAGCAGGCTTACTTCGTTGCCACTGCTTGCCTACTGCCCGAAGATTAATTATAGCGGTCGAGccaggggaggaggtaggtgggggagtcgagaGCTACAGAGCAGCGTTGGAagagggaggggcagggagggctggagaaatgGCATGGAggttggagaaacagcatggagggagggagggggctagaGAAACAGCATAAAGgaagggagggctggagaaacagcatggatggagagagggagaaaccacATGGAGGGGGGGCTGGAGGAGCATTATGAAAAGAAGAGAGttctggagaaaagagcatggagtagggtagtgctagatgggaggggagagacagaaatagcaGGAGAGGAGATTGGAGGAAAGAGAGGGGCCCCCATGGGGGttggcgagagagagagaaagaagcatccATAGGAGAGGGGtttggaggaagggagaaagagagagaagcactaaaagggtacaaaggatgggaaggggggggtctAAGGAAATGGGTGAGGCTTTGGGcggggttagggttaccagatttttgggaaCTTtcgaggagagtgtggcgtagtgattAGAGCTGGGCAAAAGTTAAGTACTCCTTATCTCGTATATAGAATAGAATTTGACATACTCAGTGAGGTTCACCACAGCCTAAAGCTTGTAAGCAAATCGGACCAATGATGAATACACCAAGCCCGCTTCACCATTCTCTATCTTTTCTCCATCTTTCTGTCCCCACTCCTTCCAACTCCCATCTCCCATCTTGCACTCCTCACCCATTCTCACTGCTTCACCATCCCAGCATCAACactttttctccacttcccctAGGGTTTCTCCTCCTCAAACTCTTCCTTCTTCAGTCCATTCCCatcactccctctctctctcaagtCTCTTCTCCCCCCATCCTCACCACTAGCCTATCCTACTTTCTGTATCTTCAAAATACCAGCTGTAATCCAGCTCCCAGGACTGAATATCTGTATTTTAGAAACAATGTTGACTTAAGCAGCTGAATATTGATGCAGATATTTTAATATGGCATATGTAACAGGATCTCAAATAattacccccccctcccttttgcaaaaccatagtgcggtttttagcgccagctgtgatGGTAACAggtttgatgctcatagaattcctatgagcatcaaagctctTGCCGCTATAGCgagtgctaaaaactgctctacggttttgtaaaaggggggggctAAATTTGAGGGTAAGGCTCCACATACCTCACATCTGGGTCCAAGTTGTTTCCTTTAAAGCTAGGCGTATTAAAACAGCCTTGACTTGCATTAATTGTTTTTTATTTAATGAAATTTAGGTCTCAAGGAAGAAACAGGCCATGTGTTTCCCCAACAAGGTGCGTCTAGTACTCCCTTGTTGCCAGTCCAATCTGCCAGTGAATTCATGGAGGAAAATCTGGGGAACTGCTTTGCTACCCAACTTCTGAAATCCATACCTCCTCCCCTTTGCAAGGAGAAGCCCTCTAATATATCTCAAACAACTCATGCTCTGAAGCACTTACCAGCAACCAACTCTTCATTAAGTCAACAGACAAGACAAAGCCAAGAAGACCAAAGCCTTCCATTGAATAAAGCATCAACAGTCCAGCTGCCTCCCGTCCCTCTCCCTATTGGTCCATTGGTTCGACCACAATGTGGGTCACACCTATCATCTGAGCCTTTGACAAGCACTTCTTCGATCACCAAAGTGTTGCCACTGCCCAAATCCTTTCCAAACCAGCCAAGGGAAAACACGCCAATATCTGTCCCCAGAACCCGCTTCAGGGTTAGAAATCCCTTGCCTATGCCCAGACCCAATTTCCAGACTCCATACTGGTTTCCGAAACCAACCGTCTGGCTCCCAGAAGGATCAGTTAGGGTCAGTTTCACTAGTCCCCCAGCATCACTGACCAGCACTGACTCTACACGACTGAAGATGCAGAAACATGAGGAACCAACAAGATACAATCCATCGGGAGAGTTACCCATGAGTAACTTACCAAGTACAGGTAGCAATGAGACTGCTCCATTGAAGGATAATctcatattatttatttttccttGATGTATATTGTCCGGTTCCCTTCATTCCATCCATATTGAACTAgcctgatctctgatttataAGCCTTTGAACCAATTAAAAGGCAAAAAAAGTAATTAGGCCATCTCTATTAGCAAGTAATTAGGTCTTAAGAAATAGTCTACTTAATCCTTGAAGGGTAACCTGCCAATtacaacattacaaaataataataaaaaactaaATATTATCATAGCCTAACATATAACTAGCATTCctaggggaccttagtgtacatATTCCAATTCCCTTAGCAACTTAAATAAATCGCCAATATTGTATTAAGATGCAGGCAACAATCCAGCAGCAAGATGGGGGCTATCCattcttttgcactgagtgtcacatgtttgattatctcccCGTTTGTGAGAGGTCGTATGTGTGTGCtcggtgcaaagagctcctagcactcagGAAACGGGTCCGATCTCTTGAAGcaagagtagcagacttggaggagctgagggagacagagaggtacatagaggagacctgcAGGGaggttgtagagaagtcccacctgcAGTCTGGCAGAGATTGGTCTTCTTAAAGAAGAGtgtcaccctggtgaagtaggaattCTGTAATCAGGATCTGCTACCAggagatgcaatatcctctcacactgaggatgtgcctccaggggcttctgcctaAGAAGGAAGGGTTAGGGTGGCTCTtatagtgggagattcaatcattaggtACATACTGTAGATAGCTGATTGTCTGGTAGATGTGAAGA
It contains:
- the LOC117367388 gene encoding uncharacterized protein LOC117367388 isoform X4 — protein: MVSQDLGYEDVLAFLEEAPHIELSDPDRGTKCVVGIRRGIHEKYVIASPPPTSSGAYAFSNQPGSKLQAMVDRAQPQIRPLDSSPKVQKVLRPLPVPKYNTIVRFISQALHVFPTGLKVRKLKKVLWTQHMVDLEKASQNLGYKDAFSFLLEVPNIQLKGNSCRAKIKKEDSGGSGKVFAPSKLSLPPNSQPEGSQHSLKMVQMAPVDHRNEILTLIHQSLHNTFGLQIKKLKAILWTQHTVDLEKVSQDLGYKDALDFLKETPNFQFSDPTNAKKCVVRGIKKGLNAKCIIESPQPSSAGSASISKPQETNLQGSATAHMPSPQSMHQDSSPKTSVDHTLSNTMSALSYDTVLRLVHLVLCTNLSGLKIKKLKRVLLNQHEVDLEKVSQNLGYQNAFSFLQEAPNIQLSYHVRRMNYLITIRKGVSAGSVIESPLPSSAESTSLTERQGTNLKGPATAYTSSPQSMPPDSSSKTSIDETLSNTTFSPSYETVVKLVHLVLHTNLPGLKIKRLKRVLLNQHEVDLEKVSQDLGYKNAFGFLQKAPNIQMSYRLRINNYRFKIGKGVKEGSVNMSPQLSSGSYSSSSQPINGSQAPYPKEGEVILPPYSKPDIKIKETMNPSANVPANYQGIMPNFIRFTTANTSQRAIHQPAMHQLTHYVHPMISISTHPNQHLFAKDTQVNDCSIVQLPHPAPGVWDQIPVTYPVGETQQTSSLLPLSQNNCSGTTFDNHLSRHTLNGHAPETEEIKCWADALHQGKISGEESMPKEVGEFKCEPGNKHQDVQRPTNESNNNTKQISKPSLPLSPCYPSDQLYFIRSSVTPDVPPEICTSRQLCPIGTPNQCPVGKNTHLNSIRLPVPLPVPNWIQFPVTYPTVFIRSLASTLSTSLINARDTTQESHSSNMSQVKHLGDELQDDSPKDIPQNKQPRDTSQKDHYNSVHQDTSPSDMNQESHSSNMSQVRHLSGKILQNYAEHQPQDYCPKNKQPSDTSQEDHSNGSHQDTCPSDIDQGHYCNGLSQETCLICKELENYSSDIALDNYKEMQQENYPRDKSHNNHPRDTSQEDDGSNKTQDDFRSVTYQNSFIINVTQERHSHNKSQDHHLSGISQDSYFSCKILENSSRNMIQENHTSCKTLENYPSESHPSCKALEKDLNDTTEKNHPDEKRLGHSPSNMTQESHPSCKTLDNSPSDIIQESHPIGKTLENSPSNTTKGSHPSCKTLENSPSDIIQESHPDCETLENYPGDMLKDNLSQDCHPRDVPQNNHPCDITQNDHLSGAHQNTYPSHTTQDDNVIQTNYPSGISQESHSSGVSQDNCPMDILNNDQCSKKTQDYLPGVAYQHTYSSDMAQESLSSCKALKNSPSDQTIHNYPRYTPQNYPPTETPQGNCSRYTPQENHHREMAKSSHPRNATPVNWLTDKTQDNQSKDNLRDAPQESHLTNTETMLACSDTPVMNLRNADRPTACKEPGLKEETGHVFPQQGASSTPLLPVQSASEFMEENLGNCFATQLLKSIPPPLCKEKPSNISQTTHALKHLPATNSSLSQQTRQSQEDQSLPLNKASTVQLPPVPLPIGPLVRPQCGSHLSSEPLTSTSSITKVLPLPKSFPNQPRENTPISVPRTRFRVRNPLPMPRPNFQTPYWFPKPTVWLPEGSVRVSFTSPPASLTSTDSTRLKMQKHEEPTRYNPSGELPMSNLPSTEFKEEPGPSHSSLILSAPASTSDHYLRKPQDGLPKSAVIPPKSAATAFDLKTTPGLNMIGKLLSLPEFASGIRVVKLNEILKRKYRIDLEKLRKDQGCIDMKSFLQRVPNIKLSYSGKWSTCFVKLKKALTWSPNQVTPGMIQEATSMKTNHLAPPQGPNQCPDEHHDPILKEEVLVALLQQPHGVTFGQFDGVFHKAHGYQLKLSRHGYKSLQSLLDDMKDLVEVVEKGTQDPLIRCRFPARHQLVEIFFTGPKSRIS
- the LOC117367388 gene encoding uncharacterized protein LOC117367388 isoform X2 — protein: MVSQDLGYEDVLAFLEEAPHIELSDPDRGTKCVVGIRRGIHEKYVIASPPPTSSGAYAFSNQPGSKLQAMVDRAQPQIRPLDSSPKVQKVLRPLPVPKYNTIVRFISQALHVFPTGLKVRKLKKVLWTQHMVDLEKASQNLGYKDAFSFLLEVPNIQLKGNSCRAKIKKEDSGGSGKVFAPSKLSLPPNSQPEGSQHSLKMVQMAPVDHRNEILTLIHQSLHNTFGLQIKKLKAILWTQHTVDLEKVSQDLGYKDALDFLKETPNFQFSDPTNAKKCVVRGIKKGLNAKCIIESPQPSSAGSASISKPQETNLQGSATAHMPSPQSMHQDSSPKTSVDHTLSNTMSALSYDTVLRLVHLVLCTNLSGLKIKKLKRVLLNQHEVDLEKVSQNLGYQNAFSFLQEAPNIQLSYHVRRMNYLITIRKGVSAGSVIESPLPSSAESTSLTERQGTNLKGPATAYTSSPQSMPPDSSSKTSIDETLSNTTFSPSYETVVKLVHLVLHTNLPGLKIKRLKRVLLNQHEVDLEKVSQDLGYKNAFGFLQKAPNIQMSYRLRINNYRFKIGKGVKEGSVNMSPQLSSGSYSSSSQPINGSQGTKFQGLATARTPQPQNTHSDSSVKTSAVQIVSNTTLAPLCDAVLTLVHQILYKTCGLQVEKLKQVLLTQHKVDLEKVSQYLGYKDALSILQQTPNIQFSDPDKGTPYPKEGEVILPPYSKPDIKIKETMNPSANVPANYQGIMPNFIRFTTANTSQRAIHQPAMHQLTHYVHPMISISTHPNQHLFAKDTQVNDCSIVQLPHPAPGVWDQIPVTYPVGETQQTSSLLPLSQNNCSGTTFDNHLSRHTLNGHAPETEEIKCWADALHQGKISGEESMPKEVGEFKCEPGNKHQDVQRPTNESNNNTKQISKPSLPLSPCYPSDQLYFIRSSVTPDVPPEICTSRQLCPIGTPNQCPVGKNTHLNSIRLPVPLPVPNWIQFPVTYPTVFIRSLASTLSTSLINARDTTQESHSSNMSQVKHLGDELQDDSPKDIPQNKQPRDTSQKDHYNSVHQDTSPSDMNQESHSSNMSQVRHLSGKILQNYAEHQPQDYCPKNKQPSDTSQEDHSNGSHQDTCPSDIDQGHYCNGLSQETCLICKELENYSSDIALDNYKEMQQENYPRDKSHNNHPRDTSQEDDGSNKTQDDFRSVTYQNSFIINVTQERHSHNKSQDHHLSGISQDSYFSCKILENSSRNMIQENHTSCKTLENYPSESHPSCKALEKDLNDTTEKNHPDEKRLGHSPSNMTQESHPSCKTLDNSPSDIIQESHPIGKTLENSPSNTTKGSHPSCKTLENSPSDIIQESHPDCETLENYPGDMLKDNLSQDCHPRDVPQNNHPCDITQNDHLSGAHQNTYPSHTTQDDNVIQTNYPSGISQESHSSGVSQDNCPMDILNNDQCSKKTQDYLPGVAYQHTYSSDMAQESLSSCKALKNSPSDQTIHNYPRYTPQNYPPTETPQGNCSRYTPQENHHREMAKSSHPRNATPVNWLTDKTQDNQSKDNLRDAPQESHLTNTETMLACSDTPVMNLRNADRPTACLKEETGHVFPQQGASSTPLLPVQSASEFMEENLGNCFATQLLKSIPPPLCKEKPSNISQTTHALKHLPATNSSLSQQTRQSQEDQSLPLNKASTVQLPPVPLPIGPLVRPQCGSHLSSEPLTSTSSITKVLPLPKSFPNQPRENTPISVPRTRFRVRNPLPMPRPNFQTPYWFPKPTVWLPEGSVRVSFTSPPASLTSTDSTRLKMQKHEEPTRYNPSGELPMSNLPSTEFKEEPGPSHSSLILSAPASTSDHYLRKPQDGLPKSAVIPPKSAATAFDLKTTPGLNMIGKLLSLPEFASGIRVVKLNEILKRKYRIDLEKLRKDQGCIDMKSFLQRVPNIKLSYSGKWSTCFVKLKKALTWSPNQVTPGMIQEATSMKTNHLAPPQGPNQCPDEHHDPILKEEVLVALLQQPHGVTFGQFDGVFHKAHGYQLKLSRHGYKSLQSLLDDMKDLVEVVEKGTQDPLIRCRFPARHQLVEIFFTGPKSRIS